From Carya illinoinensis cultivar Pawnee chromosome 5, C.illinoinensisPawnee_v1, whole genome shotgun sequence, one genomic window encodes:
- the LOC122309598 gene encoding uncharacterized protein LOC122309598, translating to MADIVKEILARPIQLADQVTKIADEAQSFKQDCSELKAKTEKLAGLLRQAARASNDLYERPTRRIIDDTELVLDKALTLVIKCRANGIMKRLFTIIPAAAFRKTSIQLENSIGDVSWLLRVSVSADDRDDEYLGLPPIASNEPILCLIWEQIAILHNGSSLDDRSDAAASLVSLARDNDRYGKLIIEEGGIGGLLKLAKEGHMEGQENAARAIGLLGRDPESVEHIVNAGVCSAFVKILKEGHMKVQIVVAWAISELAHHHPKCQDHFAQNNAIRLLVSHLAFETIQEHSKYAIPSKQQMSIHSVFMASNGPSPNDKTESEDYDKASTARIAHPADNLQNSSLMHNVVTNTMAMKSQTPDHSKPQASQRHHLDHAIAKSNHGNAKQQSNHQQQHVSLAGSSIKGREFEDPATKAEMKAMAARALWLLSKGNVSICRNITESRALLCFAVLLEKGTDDVQSYSARALTEITAVAEQNAELRRSAFKPTSPAAKAVLEQLLKIIEAANSDLLVPCIKSIGNLARTFRATETRIIGPLARLLDEREPEICMEASIALTKFACTDNFLHDYHCKAIIDAGGAKHLIQLVYFGEQMVQIPALILLCYIALHVPDSETLAQEEVLIVLEWSSKQAHLVEEPEIEELLPEAKSRLELYQSRGSRGFH from the coding sequence ATGGCGGACATAGTCAAGGAGATCCTGGCAAGACCGATACAATTGGCAGACCAGGTGACCAAGATCGCCGACGAGGCGCAATCTTTCAAACAAGATTGCTCGGAGTTGAAGGCCAAGACCGAGAAGCTAGCAGGCCTATTACGACAGGCAGCACGAGCCAGCAACGACCTCTATGAGCGTCCAACGCGTCGCATCATTGATGATACAGAATTGGTCCTCGATAAAGCCCTTACGCTCGTTATTAAGTGTCGAGCCAATGGCATCATGAAACGGCTCTTCACCATTATTCCCGCTGCAGCGTTTAGGAAAACGTCCATCCAGCTCGAGAATTCAATCGGAGACGTGTCATGGCTCCTCCGAGTGTCCGTCTCTGCCGATGATCGCGACGATGAATATCTGGGTCTTCCTCCAATAGCATCCAATGAGCCAATTCTTTGCCTTATCTGGGAACAGATTGCGATCCTACACAATGGATCCTCGTTAGACGACCGCTCGGATGCGGCTGCCTCCTTGGTGTCATTGGCCCGGGATAATGATCGATACGGCAAGCTTATTATTGAGGAAGGTGGGATCGGAGGGCTTCTAAAATTGGCCAAAGAAGGACACATGGAAGGTCAAGAAAATGCTGCCAGAGCCATTGGCTTACTGGGTCGTGACCCGGAAAGCGTCGAGCACATTGTGAATGCTGGTGTTTGCTCTGCGTTTGTGAAAATCCTTAAAGAAGGGCACATGAAGGTTCAAATTGTGGTGGCTTGGGCAATCTCGGAACTAGCACATCATCACCCCAAATGCCAGGACCATTTTGCGCAGAACAATGCAATTCGGTTGCTGGTTAGTCATCTTGCGTTTGAGACCATTCAAGAGCATAGTAAGTATGCCATTCCCAGCAAACAACAAATGTCTATACATTCGGTTTTCATGGCTAGTAATGGTCCAAGTCCAAATGATAAAACGGAAAGTGAAGACTATGATAAAGCATCCACTGCTCGAATTGCTCACCCAGCGGATAACCTCCAAAACTCGAGCCTTATGCACAATGTGGTTACCAACACCATGGCCATGAAAAGCCAGACTCCTGACCACTCGAAGCCACAAGCATCGCAACGTCATCATCTTGACCATGCTATTGCTAAGTCCAATCATGGCAATGCAAAACAACAATCCAATCACCAGCAGCAGCATGTTTCGCTAGCGGGATCTAGCATTAAGGGGAGGGAATTTGAAGATCCGGCTACTAAGGCCGAGATGAAGGCAATGGCAGCCAGAGCCCTATGGCTGTTGTCCAAGGGCAATGTATCCATTTGTCGGAACATCACTGAATCAAGAGCGCTTTTATGCTTCGCTGTGTTGTTAGAAAAAGGAACTGATGATGTTCAATCCTATTCAGCCAGGGCATTGACGGAGATCACAGCTGTGGCTGAGCAAAATGCTGAGTTGAGGCGCTCCGCTTTCAAGCCCACTTCCCCTGCTGCTAAGGCTGTATTAGAacagttacttaaaattatagAGGCAGCCAACTCGGACCTCCTTGTACCCTGCATCAAATCAATTGGAAACTTGGCAAGGACTTTCAGAGCAACGGAAACAAGAATCATTGGGCCATTGGCGAGGCTGCTTGATGAAAGAGAACCTGAGATTTGTATGGAAGCCTCCATTGCACTTACTAAGTTTGCATGCACTGACAATTTCCTCCATGATTATCACTGCAAAGCAATCATAGATGCTGGAGGAGCTAAGCACTTGATTCAATTGGTTTACTTTGGGGAACAAATGGTCCAAATTCCTGCGTTGATTCTTCTATGCTACATTGCATTACATGTCCCGGACAGTGAGACACTTGCTCAAGAAGAGGTGCTTATTGTGCTTGAGTGGTCATCAAAGCAGGCGCATCTTGTTGAAGAACCTGAAATTGAAGAATTATTACCGGAAGCCAAAAGTAGGTTGGAACTCTATCAGTCCAGGGGTTCAAGAGGATTCCATTAG